The stretch of DNA GCAAGGGGGCCATGAGGAAGATGCGCCGGCCAGCGCCATATCGGATGCGGGTATATCGGAACCAGCCGGTCTGCAGAATAACCGAAGCGGCTTCCATGACAAAGACCCCGCCCGCGATCACCAGGACAAAGGGCTGATGAATCAAGACGGCGATGATGCCCAACGCCCCGCCTAAAGCCAGCGAGCCGGAATCACCCATAAACACCTGGGCAGGGTGGCAGTTGTACCAAAGAAAACCTAAGCCGGCGCCAATCATCGCGGCGCAGAAGACGGTCAATTCACCCGCGCCGGAAACAAACGGGATTTGCAAGTAGGCAGCGGCCCTGGCGTTACCGGCAAGATAGGTCAGCACGACGAAAACAAAGGAAACAATGAGCGTGCAGCCGATGGCCAGACCATCCAGGCCATCGGTCAAATTCACCGCGTTCGAACTGCCCACGATGGTCAGTAATGTCACCAGCAGGCCGGCAATTCCTGCTTCCCTGGCGATGGGGTACTTAAAGAACGGCACCGTGATTTCAGTCACCAGTTTGCGCGTGGCCGGAACGCGCCAAAGATAAAACCCAATAAACAAAGCCAGAACGACCTGGACCCAAAGTTTAACTCGTGATTTGGCCCCGCCGCCGCTTTGTTGGAGAATTTTGGCGTAGTCGTCATAAAAACCCAAGCCTGTCAGAACGACCACCGAGAGCAAGGTCAGCTCGACCAGGGCATTCAATTGCGCCCAAAGCAAGGTGGTAAAATTCAAGGCTAACACAATGAGTATCCCTCCCATGGTGGGAGTGCCCTTTTTACTGAGCAGTCGGGCCTTGATGTCTCCGGCCGATTCGGCCTTGTCGGCATACTCCTGGCCGAATTTCAACTGTTTGAGCCAGGCTATCACCCGCGGTCCGAGCCAAAGGCTCACGACGAGAGCCGTCACGGCGGCCCCGGCGCTGCGCACGGTGATGTAACGAAACAGGCGCAGGGCGGACAGCCGGCTGGCCCAGGGAGTTCCTGCAGACCAATCGAGCATTTGCTGGCTCAAATAATAAAACATCTTAGGTAATCGGATCGCTTCGCAATAATTCGGCAATTCGTTCAAGGCGGGTGGCCCGCGAGGCCTTCAACAGCAGCAGGTCGCCCGTGCGGACAAACTGCTTCACGGCGGCGCCTGCAGTCGGCACATCGGCGAACTCCAGCACCCGATTCAGCCCGGCATCGCGCGCGCCGCGCCCCATCACGGCCGCCATTTTGCCCACCACAAAGAGCTGCCCGACCCCCAGTTCGGCGGCGCGGCGTCCGACTTCCTCGTGGGCCGCTTCGCTCGAGGCCCCCAATTCGGCCATGTCCCCCAGAACAGCCACCCGCCGGCCTTTGCAGGGCAGCTCGAGAAGCGTCTCCAAGGCGGCGGTCATTGAATCGGCATTGGCGTTGTAGGCATCGTCCAGCACCCGCACTCCGTTCAGTTCCCACATCTCCATGCGCATCTTGGGCGCTTTGCAGCAAGCCAGGCCTTGCTCGACCTCAGAGGCCGACAACCCCAACTCACAGCCCAAAGCGATTGCAAACAAAGCATTCAGGGGTTGGTGCCTGCCAACCAGATTCACCCGGTGCTCCCCGGCAAATTCCGAATGAGGCCCCTCGACGCGAAAAGTGACACCTTGTTTATCCAGGCGTATGCCGCTGAGGCTCCAATCATTTCCAGGAGACAAACCCAGGCGCAGGACCCCGGCTCGACTTCGCCGCGCGATGGGGATACTCCAATCATTGTCACCGTTTATAAACAATTTGCCATCGGCCGGCAGCAGCTCGGCCAGCCACCCTTCCTCTTGCGCCACGCCCGCCATGTCCCCGAAAAATTCGAGGTGCTCGCGTCCAATCGAGGTGAGAATGCCGTATCTGGGCTGGATCATTCGAATCAATGGTTCAAGCTCGCCCGGGTGGTTTGTTCCAGCCTCCAAGACCGCTGCCTGATGACTGCCTTCGAGCCGTAACAAGGTCAGGGGCACCCCGATGTCATTATTGAAACTGGCCTGGCTCCACAGCGTGGCGAGCCTTTGCCTGAGCACAGCGGCCACTAATTCTTTGGTTGTCGTTTTTCCATTCGACCCGGCAACGGCAATCACCGGAAGGGCAAAATCCCGGCGATAAGCGCCAGCCAACCGGCCCAGTGCCGCGCGTGTATTCTCGACCACAATCACCCCGCAATCCCCCGGCTGCTCGGGGGCGCGCCCGCGCTCGACAACCACAGCCGCCGCTTTGGAAAGAGCCTCGGGCAGAAAATCATGACCGTTAAATCGCTCGCCCTTCATAGCGAAAAACAGGCCGCCCGTTTGCAGGATACGTGAATCGGTGCAAACCTCCAGCGCGCGAGCTTGCGCAGAACCCTTCAGGAGTTCTCCGTTGCATGCGGCAGCAATAAACTGTAACGAGCGAGCTTCCATAATAATAACCTGCTCCCGCGGGCCGCGCGGCTCGATGCACATCGAGGGCGCCCCTCTGGGCGGCATCTTAACGCAAGTGGCGCCTCAGGTGTCCCAGGAAAATGATAGTCGGCTACCTGCGTTGGCTGGCCGATAATGAGGCGCGCAGAGAAAACGCCGCCTCGCGGACCAGGTCCGCTGGGCCCAGCACTTCAAAAGAAACAGGGCGCGCGCTGGGGTGAGGGTCGGCAGGCCCCCGTTCAGTCGGAGCAGCTTTCAAAGCTATCCGGTCTTCCTGCCGGACAGCCGCCACG from Verrucomicrobiia bacterium encodes:
- the mraY gene encoding phospho-N-acetylmuramoyl-pentapeptide-transferase, with the translated sequence MFYYLSQQMLDWSAGTPWASRLSALRLFRYITVRSAGAAVTALVVSLWLGPRVIAWLKQLKFGQEYADKAESAGDIKARLLSKKGTPTMGGILIVLALNFTTLLWAQLNALVELTLLSVVVLTGLGFYDDYAKILQQSGGGAKSRVKLWVQVVLALFIGFYLWRVPATRKLVTEITVPFFKYPIAREAGIAGLLVTLLTIVGSSNAVNLTDGLDGLAIGCTLIVSFVFVVLTYLAGNARAAAYLQIPFVSGAGELTVFCAAMIGAGLGFLWYNCHPAQVFMGDSGSLALGGALGIIAVLIHQPFVLVIAGGVFVMEAASVILQTGWFRYTRIRYGAGRRIFLMAPL
- the murF gene encoding UDP-N-acetylmuramoyl-tripeptide--D-alanyl-D-alanine ligase, which encodes MEARSLQFIAAACNGELLKGSAQARALEVCTDSRILQTGGLFFAMKGERFNGHDFLPEALSKAAAVVVERGRAPEQPGDCGVIVVENTRAALGRLAGAYRRDFALPVIAVAGSNGKTTTKELVAAVLRQRLATLWSQASFNNDIGVPLTLLRLEGSHQAAVLEAGTNHPGELEPLIRMIQPRYGILTSIGREHLEFFGDMAGVAQEEGWLAELLPADGKLFINGDNDWSIPIARRSRAGVLRLGLSPGNDWSLSGIRLDKQGVTFRVEGPHSEFAGEHRVNLVGRHQPLNALFAIALGCELGLSASEVEQGLACCKAPKMRMEMWELNGVRVLDDAYNANADSMTAALETLLELPCKGRRVAVLGDMAELGASSEAAHEEVGRRAAELGVGQLFVVGKMAAVMGRGARDAGLNRVLEFADVPTAGAAVKQFVRTGDLLLLKASRATRLERIAELLRSDPIT